One Kineococcus radiotolerans SRS30216 = ATCC BAA-149 DNA window includes the following coding sequences:
- a CDS encoding DUF1648 domain-containing protein, giving the protein MYRKTASVVFAVTTVLAAAAVVIAAGLLPERVPTHFGAGGDADDWSSRTEAVTFLALLTLGMAGLFAALAWWMPRMSMEWVNVPDKQRWIEAGREGELRRRLREDALLFGASTNVLVLSTTIAMVQAASSGTDALPVWWFVVFAGWLLLTTVHAVFIHGARYRWDRAGG; this is encoded by the coding sequence GTGTACCGCAAGACTGCGTCTGTCGTCTTCGCCGTCACCACCGTGCTCGCGGCCGCGGCGGTGGTGATCGCTGCGGGGCTGCTGCCGGAGCGGGTGCCGACGCACTTCGGCGCCGGCGGCGACGCCGACGACTGGAGCTCGCGCACCGAGGCGGTCACGTTCCTGGCTCTGCTCACCCTGGGCATGGCGGGCTTGTTCGCGGCCCTGGCGTGGTGGATGCCGCGGATGTCGATGGAGTGGGTGAACGTCCCCGACAAGCAGCGCTGGATCGAGGCCGGTCGGGAGGGGGAGCTGCGTCGCCGGCTGCGTGAGGACGCGCTGCTCTTCGGGGCGAGCACCAACGTGCTGGTGCTCTCGACGACGATTGCGATGGTCCAGGCTGCGTCGTCGGGGACCGACGCTCTGCCCGTGTGGTGGTTCGTGGTGTTCGCGGGGTGGCTCCTGCTGACCACGGTGCACGCGGTGTTCATCCACGGGGCGCGCTACCGCTGGGACCGCGCGGGCGGCTGA
- a CDS encoding DUF6578 domain-containing protein, with amino-acid sequence MTVIVEVGGWEHECCGPAIERGDFVTFTCIRYLQPGGRVRLIESHHDLGPSERIRGRVLDIHVVEQAGATRPVLRVPSGAALCGDDPEDAGHLQDPGTGEVAPSDSTDFLITVSTGR; translated from the coding sequence ATGACGGTCATCGTCGAAGTGGGCGGCTGGGAACACGAGTGCTGCGGACCCGCCATCGAACGCGGCGACTTCGTCACCTTCACCTGCATCCGCTACCTGCAGCCCGGCGGCCGAGTACGGCTCATCGAGAGCCACCACGACCTCGGCCCCAGCGAGCGGATCCGGGGGCGGGTGCTCGACATCCACGTCGTCGAGCAAGCAGGAGCGACCCGCCCCGTCCTCCGTGTGCCGAGCGGCGCCGCCTTGTGCGGGGACGACCCTGAGGATGCCGGGCACCTGCAGGACCCTGGGACCGGTGAGGTTGCCCCGTCCGACAGCACCGACTTCCTCATCACCGTCTCGACCGGCAGGTAG
- a CDS encoding alpha/beta fold hydrolase, translating to MATGGTDSTTRDGRASSTGGRSLSWRSTGPTGAPVLLWLHGNTGSARTAPVVDSVRVLSYDRPGFGTSIPHPDRDLLSDAVDVQVLLEQFDVARVRLLAFSGGAAVAFAAAAHLGPEVVPHVGIVSGATWPTAPGGGVAGRGGGVAR from the coding sequence GTGGCAACCGGTGGCACCGACTCGACCACCCGTGACGGCCGAGCCTCCTCGACCGGCGGGCGATCGCTGTCGTGGCGCAGCACCGGCCCGACCGGCGCGCCGGTACTGCTGTGGCTGCACGGCAACACCGGCAGCGCCCGCACCGCCCCTGTCGTGGACTCCGTGCGCGTCCTCTCCTACGACCGCCCCGGCTTCGGCACTTCCATCCCGCACCCCGACCGGGACCTGCTCAGCGACGCCGTCGACGTGCAGGTGCTGCTGGAGCAGTTCGACGTCGCCCGGGTTCGGCTGCTGGCGTTCTCCGGTGGCGCGGCCGTAGCCTTCGCCGCCGCGGCCCATCTGGGCCCGGAGGTGGTGCCGCACGTGGGAATCGTGTCCGGCGCGACCTGGCCCACCGCCCCCGGTGGAGGCGTGGCAGGGCGCGGCGGAGGCGTTGCGCGCTGA
- a CDS encoding alpha/beta fold hydrolase, producing the protein MRADPAAAVDRLGVEAPRLDREVLADPSLRAELLDGVADALAGGTEGWVRDALLVRSPWPVAPAQVDVPVTWWHGEHDVAVPLVAAEAAVSALPHGVLHRLPEAGHIGWMHDRDAIVQALVGA; encoded by the coding sequence TTGCGCGCTGACCCCGCAGCGGCGGTGGACCGCCTGGGCGTCGAGGCGCCCCGCCTGGACCGGGAGGTGCTGGCCGATCCGTCGCTGCGGGCTGAACTGCTCGACGGGGTCGCCGACGCGCTCGCGGGCGGTACCGAGGGGTGGGTGCGGGACGCGCTGCTGGTCCGGAGCCCGTGGCCGGTGGCGCCGGCGCAGGTGGACGTCCCGGTCACCTGGTGGCACGGGGAGCACGACGTCGCTGTTCCGCTGGTCGCGGCTGAGGCCGCGGTGTCGGCGTTGCCGCACGGTGTGCTGCACCGGCTGCCGGAGGCGGGGCACATCGGGTGGATGCACGATCGTGACGCGATCGTGCAGGCCCTGGTGGGCGCCTGA
- a CDS encoding NAD(P)-dependent alcohol dehydrogenase: MRTVTAYQAPAPNTPLHPTRITRRDVRPDDVAIRVTHCGVCHSDLHALNDLAGVFPLVPGHEFVGDVIAVGSQVRDFTVGDAVAVGNIVDSCGECDMCRAEQENYCREFPTLTYGGRDRHDGTPTHGAYAGEYVVRDRFAYHRPAHLDPAGVAPLLCAGITVWEPLRRWNVGAGTRVGVVGLGGLGHLAVKLAVALGAQVSVFTTSAAKADDATRLGAHCTVLSTDPAAMAAAQGSCDLVLDCVPAPHDLAPYLQVLALDGTLCSLGHLGPVTVETTALLIGRKSLASAGSGGHRYTQDLLDFAGRHGITADVEVVPSAQVNTALQRLAAGDVRYRFTLDLSDVHPS, encoded by the coding sequence GTGCGCACTGTGACCGCCTACCAGGCCCCCGCCCCGAACACGCCTCTGCACCCCACACGGATCACCCGCCGCGACGTGCGCCCCGACGACGTCGCGATCCGCGTCACCCACTGCGGGGTCTGCCACTCCGACCTGCACGCCCTCAACGATCTCGCAGGCGTCTTCCCCCTGGTGCCGGGCCACGAGTTCGTGGGCGACGTCATCGCGGTCGGTTCGCAGGTGCGCGATTTCACCGTCGGTGACGCCGTCGCGGTCGGCAACATCGTCGACTCCTGCGGGGAGTGCGACATGTGCCGGGCGGAGCAGGAGAACTACTGCCGGGAGTTCCCCACGTTGACCTACGGCGGCCGCGACCGTCACGACGGGACCCCCACCCACGGCGCCTACGCAGGTGAGTACGTGGTGCGCGACCGCTTCGCCTACCACCGCCCCGCCCACCTCGACCCCGCCGGCGTCGCACCCCTGCTGTGCGCGGGGATCACCGTGTGGGAACCGCTGCGTCGCTGGAACGTCGGCGCCGGCACCCGCGTCGGTGTCGTCGGGCTCGGTGGGCTGGGACACCTGGCGGTGAAGCTGGCCGTGGCCCTGGGGGCGCAGGTGAGCGTCTTCACCACCTCAGCCGCCAAGGCCGACGACGCCACCCGGCTCGGCGCGCACTGCACCGTCCTCTCCACCGACCCGGCCGCGATGGCCGCAGCCCAGGGGTCGTGCGACCTGGTGCTGGACTGCGTCCCCGCTCCCCACGACCTCGCTCCCTACCTGCAGGTGCTGGCCCTGGACGGCACCTTGTGCTCCCTGGGTCACCTCGGCCCGGTCACCGTCGAGACCACCGCCCTGCTCATCGGACGCAAGTCGCTGGCCTCCGCGGGCAGCGGGGGGCACCGCTACACCCAGGACCTGCTGGACTTCGCCGGCCGCCACGGCATCACCGCCGACGTCGAAGTGGTCCCCTCCGCGCAGGTCAACACCGCCCTGCAGCGCCTGGCCGCCGGTGACGTCCGCTACCGCTTCACCCTCGACCTTTCCGACGTACACCCCTCGTGA